Proteins from a genomic interval of Neisseria arctica:
- the rfbA gene encoding glucose-1-phosphate thymidylyltransferase RfbA produces the protein MKGIILAGGSGTRLYPVTRGVSKQLLPVYNKPMIYYPLSVLMLAGIREILVITTPEDNAAFRRLLGDGSDFGIRIEYAVQPSPDGLAQAFIIGESFIGNDSVCLVLGDNIFYGQSFSQSLQKAAAQSHGATVFAYQVKDPQRFGVVEFDKDYCALSIEEKPIQPKSHWAVTGLYFYDNRVTEFAKQVRPSERGELEITSINQMYLEDGSLKVQLLGRGFAWLDTGTHESLHQAASFVQTVEELQNMQIACLEEIAWRNGWLSDGQLETLAAPMAKNEYGRYLLRLLQHTH, from the coding sequence ATGAAAGGTATTATTTTGGCTGGCGGCTCAGGTACCCGACTCTATCCGGTTACCCGCGGCGTATCCAAACAACTACTACCAGTTTACAACAAACCGATGATTTATTACCCTTTATCGGTATTAATGCTAGCTGGTATACGTGAAATTTTAGTCATTACCACCCCTGAAGATAATGCGGCTTTCCGCCGTCTGCTCGGTGATGGCAGTGATTTCGGCATACGAATAGAATATGCCGTCCAACCCAGTCCTGATGGTCTGGCCCAAGCTTTTATCATAGGCGAGTCATTCATCGGTAACGACAGCGTATGCTTAGTATTGGGTGACAATATCTTCTACGGGCAATCATTCAGCCAAAGCCTGCAAAAAGCAGCAGCACAGAGCCATGGCGCAACGGTATTCGCCTACCAAGTAAAAGACCCGCAACGCTTTGGTGTTGTTGAATTCGACAAAGACTACTGCGCCCTTTCTATCGAAGAGAAACCAATCCAACCCAAATCACACTGGGCTGTAACCGGCCTGTATTTCTACGATAACAGAGTAACGGAATTTGCCAAACAGGTTAGACCGTCCGAACGGGGTGAGCTGGAAATTACCAGTATTAACCAAATGTACCTAGAAGACGGTTCGCTGAAAGTACAACTACTCGGTCGTGGCTTTGCCTGGCTAGATACCGGCACACATGAAAGCCTACATCAAGCCGCATCATTCGTACAAACCGTTGAAGAACTGCAAAATATGCAGATTGCTTGCTTAGAAGAAATTGCATGGCGCAATGGTTGGCTTTCAGACGGCCAACTCGAAACCCTGGCTGCACCTATGGCAAAAAACGAATACGGACGCTATCTGTTGCGACTACTGCAACATACCCATTAA
- the rfbB gene encoding dTDP-glucose 4,6-dehydratase: MNILITGGAGFIGSAVIRHIITHTEHHIINVDKLTYAGNLESLASVADNPRYAFEQTDICNRVELDRIFTEYRPDAVMHLAAESHVDRSIDSPAAFMETNIIGTYTLLEAARSYWQQLPAETQNNFRFHHISTDEVYGDLHGKNDLFTETTPYSPSSPYSASKASSDHLVRAWQRTYGLPTLVTNCSNNYGPYHFPEKLIPLMILNALAGKPLPVYGDGQQIRDWLFVEDHARALYTVLTRGTVGETYNIGGHNEQSNIHVVRSICQILEEIAPQKPDGVNHYEDLITFVPDRPGHDVRYAIDASKIERELGWKPQESFESGLRKTVEWYLNHTEWWQRVLDGSYAMERLGHPTTRDR, encoded by the coding sequence ATGAACATTCTGATTACCGGCGGTGCCGGATTTATCGGTTCGGCAGTTATCCGCCATATTATCACCCATACCGAACACCATATTATCAATGTCGACAAACTTACCTATGCCGGCAATTTGGAATCCCTCGCTTCCGTAGCCGACAACCCTCGCTACGCTTTCGAGCAAACCGATATCTGCAACCGCGTAGAATTAGACCGCATCTTTACAGAATACCGGCCTGACGCCGTGATGCATTTGGCTGCCGAGAGCCATGTCGACCGTTCTATCGATAGCCCAGCAGCCTTTATGGAAACCAATATTATCGGCACCTATACCCTTCTTGAAGCAGCTCGATCTTATTGGCAACAACTGCCAGCCGAAACTCAAAATAATTTCCGTTTCCATCATATTTCTACCGATGAGGTGTATGGCGACTTACACGGCAAGAACGACTTGTTTACCGAAACCACGCCCTACTCACCAAGTAGCCCCTATTCTGCCTCCAAAGCCTCAAGCGACCATCTTGTACGCGCATGGCAGCGCACTTACGGCCTACCGACACTGGTGACCAACTGCTCAAACAACTACGGCCCTTATCATTTCCCAGAAAAACTCATTCCTTTAATGATATTAAATGCATTGGCAGGCAAACCGCTGCCTGTTTATGGCGACGGCCAGCAAATACGTGATTGGTTATTTGTAGAAGATCATGCCCGCGCGCTCTATACTGTCCTTACCCGGGGCACAGTTGGTGAAACCTACAATATCGGCGGGCACAACGAGCAAAGCAATATTCATGTCGTACGTAGCATCTGTCAAATACTTGAAGAAATAGCTCCTCAAAAGCCCGATGGTGTAAACCATTACGAAGATTTGATTACGTTCGTTCCTGACCGTCCCGGGCATGATGTCCGCTATGCCATAGATGCCTCAAAAATCGAACGCGAATTAGGTTGGAAACCACAAGAAAGCTTTGAAAGCGGCCTGCGAAAAACCGTAGAATGGTATCTGAATCATACCGAATGGTGGCAACGTGTATTAGACGGTTCATATGCAATGGAGCGGCTCGGACACCCAACCACACGGGATCGGTAA